The following is a genomic window from Prevotella sp. E13-17.
GAGCAGGTTCTTACAATGTGAAGCTCACAGGTGTTAACAATAATACAAATATCTACTTGCTGTCTGGTGCAGTGGTCACGATGGATGTTAATATGAAATATGGCAATGTCAATGTCTATGTGGCTCAGGGTGCTACGTTGACGAGCAGTATTAATACCAATGTGCATATCTATAACAAGGGTACTATGAATGTTTCTGTCCTGACCCTCTATAGTTCGTATAATCCATGGTGGAATGATCCTAATGCTTCTGATGGAACCTTGTATAATGAAGGAACCGTGAGGGTTTCTGGCACTATCAATGTCAATAGCCATTCTCAGTTGGTCAATGCCGGCACAATCACCGCCGCTGCGATTAATGTGGCAGAGACCGGTCAGATCCTGAACAAGGGCACCATGACCGTGAGTGGTCATCTGGGCGTAGAGAACACCGAATCGCTCTTTATCAACGAGGGCACCTGTACAGCAGGAACTGTCGGCGTGGCTGGCAGTGCCGATCTCTACAACGACGGTAATATGACCGTCACGGGCGAGACCACCGTCAGCAGTAACCAGGCTACCTGGCACAACGACGGTACCTATACTACTCAGAAGTTCACCTATACAGCCGGTAGTACCGACGTGATTAACAACTGTAAGATGATTGTCACCGACCGTTTCTACATCGGTCTGGGCGACACCGACAAAAACAGCTTCCAGTTGAATGGCGGCGCTTCTGTTGTCACCAAAGACTTTGAGTTCTCTGGTCCTGGCTTCATCAAGATGGGGTCTGGCTCACTGTTTCAGGTCACTGGCAAGGCTTACATGGCTATCACCAAGGATGTCTATGGCATCTATGGTCCCAGCAAGGGCAGCTATGCCGTGTTCCAGGCTAAGGAGATCACTCGTCGTAGCGATATCAATCCTCGTCAGGGCTTCGTGGCCAACTATTTCAATCGTGTCTATGTGGCTACCGACAAGCACTTCAACTTTGGCTATAGCGACAAGAGCGATGCTCAGATAGCCAATGGTGAAATAGGCAATCAGCCCTATTATCGTCTCGACAGTAAGTCGGGCGCCAAGATGTCTTCATACAATGGTGCCGATGTCAAGATCGAAGCCGGCGAGTGCTCGCCTGGTTATGGTGGTCAGCCCCAAGCTGAGGAACCGCAGGCAGGTCCGTTGGGACTTCGCTACTGTTTCGAAGATAACTTCCCACAGTTGGGCGACTATGACTTCAACGATGCTGTGCTCACCGTTACACCAACGGTTAATGGCAAGAACGTCACCCTGAAGGTAACCCTTGATGCTGTCGGTGCTACCAAGCAGTTGGCTGCAGCTATCCGCATAGTAGGTCTGAAAGACAGTGATATCAAGAGTTGCACTCGTACTGGCAATCTCGATGACAACTATCCCAACACCTCTCGTGTCATCATCAACGGTATGGGTGAGAATGGTCTTGTCAGCAACAGTGCCAAGAACAACACCACCGATGTGGTCATTGGCCTCTTCAACAATGCCCACTGGTCTATCGGTCGTACCATCGCCAATATAGGTTCTGTGCAGAACTGGTTCTATAACACCGTCAATCCAACCAGTGGTTATGCTGGTAAGAAGAATGGCGTTGCTCCTGCCGAGGTGACCTTCACCTTCGAACTGAACAGCGCTGAGGCTGCTGCTCACTTCTCTGAGAAGGATCTCGACGTGTTCATTCTTGAGCCTTATAACTCTGCCTATTGGGAAGTGCACACCGTGCCCTTCAAGACCGACGAGGTGATGAAGGACTATGCCACCAACAGAAAGAAGGAGCTCTATGGCGACAACTTCCCATGGGCTATCTGTGTGCCGGGCAACTTTAAGTATCCTTACGAGTGGACCACCATTGGTAATGACAAGAGTGGTGAGATTGTCGGTGCCTACAGAACGCCTGGTCACTCTTTTGCCGAGTGGGCTCACGACCAGAAGAGCGCCACCGACTGGTATAAGTATCCCACCACGGAGGATGTCTATCAAGGACAATAACCCAAACTCTTTTTAGGGAATCAATTTCAGACTGCCGCCCCTTACAATGTCTTCATGCTGAATGCTGTTGCGTTGTAAGGGGTGGTCGTTTATTGTTGCCTTGCCAGTCTTGTCGGCCGATGAAATCGTGAATGTCCGTCCATGGCTCAGGTTCAAGGTGATCTGTTCAAACGACGGTGCACCTACGACATACTCAGTGGTGGCGGGACAAACGGGATAGAAGCCCATCATGGCAAACACCTGCCATGCCGACATCTGTCCAGCATCGTCATTACCGCTCAGTCCGCCCGGTGTATTGTTATATTCCGTTGCCAGAATATGACTGACCCACCGACGTGTCTTATCGGGTGCTCCTGCCAGTGCATAGAGCCAGGCCACCTGATGACAGGGCTCGTTGCCATGCCAGTATCTGCCTTCGCCGAACATCGAGTCGAGCTTTGCTACAAAAGCCTCGCGTCCACCCAACAGCTGTATCAGCCCTTCCACATTCTGTGGTACGTACCAGGTGTAATGACAAGTGGCTCCTTCTGTGATAAACGATTTGCGGTGGGTATGGTCACTGTTGTTCTCCCAACTGCCGTCAGCATGTCGTCCGTCGGCATAACCCGTATGTGGGTTTATCACGTTGCGCCAGTTCTCGCTGCGTTTCATCAGTTGTTGATAGTCCTCATCATGCCCCAGGGCCTTAGCCATCTGTGCTACGCAGAAGTCATCATACGCATATTCCAGTGTTCGTGAGGTCTGCTCATCAGTGTGAAAGGCCTCTTTGACGTGGTCTTCCATGGGTATATAACCATACTTCAGATATGATTGCAGGGCACGTCGGCCTAATCCGTTCTCATACGCTTCTGCCGTTTCCGGCCATTCCATCGCGTTTTTCCTCATCCCCTCGTAGGCTTTCTCTGCATCGAAGTCGCGGATGCCTTTCAGGTAGGCATCTGCCAGCACCGACACACAGTGGTCGCCTATCATCGCCGCTGTATAGCTGTTCCAACACGGAAAGATGGGCAGCCATCCACCCTCTTCGTACATGTCCACCAGCGACTGCATCATGTTGGCCGAACGTAAGGGGTCAATGAGGTTCAGTAGTGGGTGTAGAGCCCTGTAGGTGTCCCACATGGAGAAGTCGCCATAGTGTGTTCTGCCATTGCTGCTCTTAATGTTTCCACCCGCAAAGGCAGGATAGCGGCCGTCCACATCGCTCATCTCGCGAGGCAAGAACGACGCGCGGTAGAGTGCTCCGTAGAACTGATTGATTTTGTCTGCATTGCTGTCACTCACGTCGATGCGATGCATGCGCTCATTCCATTGCTGTATGTTGGTTTCCATCATTTCTTCAAACGACCGAAGCTCGCATAGGTTCTTTTCGGCTCCGTTTGCAGCGGTAAAAGAGGTGGCCATTCTCAGCTCCAGTGGTTGGCTCTTCTTTCCATTGAACGTCAGGCAGATGCCTTGCTCAAATGACGAAAAACGAACCATTTCATCGTTATATCTCATGACCATAAACCCGCAGAAACCAGCCGGTTCGCCCCATCCCTGATAGATGCGATGCACGGGGTTGCAGGCCGTGACTTGTCTTGCCTTTTCGTCCAGTTTTGCCCATCCCTCTTTCTCGTCGCTGTTGGTGTTCAGCACGATGTGGATCGGACC
Proteins encoded in this region:
- a CDS encoding LruC domain-containing protein is translated as MMNGKSLLGLILSMLAFTSCERDLFDLEKYRETVAAAFPVMNVDPDHTWTTIGTASVELGVNMGTGEAYDVRIYDENPIGNPESLTLLAQGTVNDGEVLSTVLSYPLDKNYVFVALFDKDRYMSVYPFGIVDGKIEGVVSLEATEESRRMAPQRQVAHSFNFPDAPNASLFATSIPSGAKTVDRYYETQSGNYSVRTSDTQINVWNGNCNLYFGAGSYNVKLTGVNNNTNIYLLSGAVVTMDVNMKYGNVNVYVAQGATLTSSINTNVHIYNKGTMNVSVLTLYSSYNPWWNDPNASDGTLYNEGTVRVSGTINVNSHSQLVNAGTITAAAINVAETGQILNKGTMTVSGHLGVENTESLFINEGTCTAGTVGVAGSADLYNDGNMTVTGETTVSSNQATWHNDGTYTTQKFTYTAGSTDVINNCKMIVTDRFYIGLGDTDKNSFQLNGGASVVTKDFEFSGPGFIKMGSGSLFQVTGKAYMAITKDVYGIYGPSKGSYAVFQAKEITRRSDINPRQGFVANYFNRVYVATDKHFNFGYSDKSDAQIANGEIGNQPYYRLDSKSGAKMSSYNGADVKIEAGECSPGYGGQPQAEEPQAGPLGLRYCFEDNFPQLGDYDFNDAVLTVTPTVNGKNVTLKVTLDAVGATKQLAAAIRIVGLKDSDIKSCTRTGNLDDNYPNTSRVIINGMGENGLVSNSAKNNTTDVVIGLFNNAHWSIGRTIANIGSVQNWFYNTVNPTSGYAGKKNGVAPAEVTFTFELNSAEAAAHFSEKDLDVFILEPYNSAYWEVHTVPFKTDEVMKDYATNRKKELYGDNFPWAICVPGNFKYPYEWTTIGNDKSGEIVGAYRTPGHSFAEWAHDQKSATDWYKYPTTEDVYQGQ
- a CDS encoding GH92 family glycosyl hydrolase yields the protein MKRLSILTVCLLWALTNVAQTLSPEQTGGVYYAYPVTKAEKGIFPDGFDVFYISHYGRHGSRWLPDEQRYTWVLEQFEDDSKLTALGKDVKKRLLRVWKNAQGNAGQLTPLGAKQHRQIAQRMVKNYPQVFSKGATMQARSSTVPRCRVSMLAFCSQLPCKDLHPETEARFMAYINHESDELKVLSQKTKSMLNISTARFIGSLFKLPLADDATEKRLLTELHTIASDMQDIPMKLTFWDLFTSEEMMAVHRANNERMTMINDRTPLNDGIPARSSIPLWENIEQEADTMIARGGHGVSLRFGHDTALFRLLTLLQLSLPGDGMEDIVPMAANLQMIFAKNRQGEVLVQLLHNEKLQKLPIPSVENSYRWEDIKTYMHQRIHMLNHVRQLATLNTMVGTAPANTKSAGLFGKGSEEHGQTLPAVLVPHGQTFWTPQTRDTEKKCVAPYYYTDSLFQGIRASHWLVGGCTQDYGSFTVAALSGNARFTPTERATRFSHDNEVSHPYYYKVYLPDERLTIEMTALSHSAIMRITPIADGPIHIVLNTNSDEKEGWAKLDEKARQVTACNPVHRIYQGWGEPAGFCGFMVMRYNDEMVRFSSFEQGICLTFNGKKSQPLELRMATSFTAANGAEKNLCELRSFEEMMETNIQQWNERMHRIDVSDSNADKINQFYGALYRASFLPREMSDVDGRYPAFAGGNIKSSNGRTHYGDFSMWDTYRALHPLLNLIDPLRSANMMQSLVDMYEEGGWLPIFPCWNSYTAAMIGDHCVSVLADAYLKGIRDFDAEKAYEGMRKNAMEWPETAEAYENGLGRRALQSYLKYGYIPMEDHVKEAFHTDEQTSRTLEYAYDDFCVAQMAKALGHDEDYQQLMKRSENWRNVINPHTGYADGRHADGSWENNSDHTHRKSFITEGATCHYTWYVPQNVEGLIQLLGGREAFVAKLDSMFGEGRYWHGNEPCHQVAWLYALAGAPDKTRRWVSHILATEYNNTPGGLSGNDDAGQMSAWQVFAMMGFYPVCPATTEYVVGAPSFEQITLNLSHGRTFTISSADKTGKATINDHPLQRNSIQHEDIVRGGSLKLIP